From the Ilumatobacteraceae bacterium genome, the window ACGGCGACATCTCCCGTGTGGAGCCAGCCGTCGTCGTCGATCGTGTGCCGCGTCGCTTCGTCGTTGTTGAGGTACCCGGTCATCACCTGTGGGCCGCGAACCCAGAGTTCGCCCTCGGCGCCGACATCCTGATCCTCGCCGGTCGCGGGGTCGACGAGGCGGCACTCGGTGTTGGGCACCGTGATGCCGGACGTGCCCGATCGGAAATCGCCGACGACGGTGCAGTGGCTGACCGGGCTGAGCTCCGTCATGCCGTACCCCTGGACCACCTCGCAACCGACCCGCGCCGCGGCTTCGGCGGCCAGTTCGGCGCCCAGCGGCGCGGCGCCCGAGAAGATCTGCTTGAGCGAACCGAGGTCGAACTGCTCGACCATCGGATGCTTCGCGAGTGCCAGCACGATCGGTGGCACCGCGTAGAAGCGGGTGACCTTGCGTTCCTGCACGATCGTGAGCGCCTGCTCGAGATCGAAGCGCGGCATGGTGATCACCGTCATGCCGGTCGCCAGCGAGGAGTTCATGAGGACCTGCATGCCGTAGATGTGGAAGAACGGCAGGAACGACAGCGCTGCCTCGCCCTCGTCGTCGACCTGGATGCAGGGTTCGCACTGGGCGATGTTGGCGACCAGGTTGCGGTGCGTCAGCATGACGCCCTTCGGGAGGCCGGTGGTGCCCGACGAGTAGGGGAGCACGACGACGTCGGCGGCGGGGTCGATCGGTGCCTGGGCGATCGGCTCGCCCATCAGGGCCATGGCGTCGCCGACGCCCTCGCCGCCGTCGAGTGAGAGCACCTCGCTCACGCCGGTTCCCTCGATCGCCTCGAGTGCGGTCTCGGCGAACACGCCGACCGTGATCAGCATCGAAGCTCCTGCGTCCTGGAGCTGGAACCTGACCTCTTCGGCGCCGTAGGTCGGATTGATCGTGGTGATCGTTCCGCCCGCGACGGCGACCGCGTGGAACACGATGGCGTACTCCGGGATGTTCGGCGCCATCAGCCCGAGCGTGTCGCCCTTGCCGAAGCCTCGTTCGGCGAGTCCACCGGCGAACCGGTGGATCAGATCCTTCAGTTGGGCGAACGTGTAGGTGCGTCCCGACGGCCCGTCGATCACGGCGGGGCGGTCCGGATGATCGACGGCCCCACGGAGCACGTACTCGGTGACCGGAAGTTCGGGAATTTCGACGTCGGCGAGCGGGCTCCGGTGGATGATCATCCCGTCGACACTACGTGCTCGCCGATCCGGTCGAGAAAGCGTTGTGCCGCCATCGCCGACTCCTGGCGCCACAGTCCGACCGGGTCGTCCGGCGGCCCGACCGTCAGCGCGTCGAGGGCCGGTCGAAGTAGGGCACGTTGGCGGTCGACGAGGTCGCTCGCGTCGATCCCGGCGCGCTCGTTCAGCCGGAGTTTGAGGAGGAACTCGATGCGGAGATCTCGCACGTGTTCGACCGGTTCGGCGAGCCACGTTCGGGTCGTGTCGAGCCCGGCCGGCGTCGCGGTCAGCGTGGCGCGCCGTTCGCCGTCGCGGCGGGTGATCGATCCGGCGTCGACCAGCCGCTCGATCGCTCGGTACGTGAGCCCGCGGCTCAGCGACCAGATGCGCCCGAGGTCGCCGTCGGGCCGCAGGAGCTTCACGAGCGTCCAGCCGTGAGTGGGACGTTCGGCGATCGCGGCCAGGCAGACGTGGTCGGCGAGAGAGCCGGGCGGTCCGGACATGGGCGGAGTCTACGACGCTGCGATGCGATAGTCAGAAACTGACTATCGAGCGCTCGGTTTCGTCGGCGGTCCCGATGTCGTGCTGACTTCGCCGAACGTCCCGCCGGCGCCGACTCGACGAGATGGTGTCTGTCAGCGCTCTTCTGTCACCTGCAGCTGCCGGGCGTGGTTCCCATCGTTCTCCTCACAGATGCCGGAGTTCGACCGGACCCAGAGGGTGACGTCGTGCGATCCCGCACCCAGTCCCTCGAACAGCATGGTTCCGATCAGTGCCTGACGGTCGCTGTCGGCTCCGGTGATGAACGCCGAGCGATCCGGGCCGACGCCGCCGTCGGCGCTGACGCCGTCGACTCTGAGTTGGTACTCGCAGAAGAGTCCTCCGGTGCCGCGCTGGTGGGTGTTGAGGTCGAGGCGGATGACGGTGTCGTCGCTCACCTTGTCGAACGATCCGACATCGCGAACCTTCTTGAAGGTGAACGCCCCCGTTGAGAAGTCCACGGGGGCCTCGCCGGACCACGTCAGCAGTGTTCGCACCGGATCGAATCGAACGGCGGCCTCTGCCTTCGTGTAGACGTCGGCGCTGTCGGCCTTCGCAGCGACGGCGGCGTCGACTTCGTCCTCTGTGTAGTAGCGGTCGTCGTGGTCGTGGTCGACCGTGTAGCCGACCACATCGACGAGAACGTCGGCTCTGGCGGCGCCCGATGGCATGAACACCCACACTTGGAGCTTGCCGTCGCCGGACAGATCGACCGTGGCGGCGTTGGGTTCGACCGAGCCGGCCTGGAAGTTGACCGTGCTGGTCGTCGGTGAACCGGCGGCGCCGCCCTCTCGCAGGGTCAGGAACCCCTGATCTGTCGGCAACACCACGGTCACGTTGACGAGCACGGCAGTGGCCCCGGCGGGTACGACGGTCTCTGTGGCGGTGCCGGTATCGGTTGCGACGTCGACCTCGCCCGTGACCTGGAGCTCGCGTGGGGCGTCCTTGGTGAACGCCCCGGCGAGCCCGAGTGCGGTGCGTGTATCGAGGATTCGCTTGGCGTCGACCGTGACGGTGACGGGCTTGTCGCCGGAGCCGCTCGACGCCTGCGCCAGGCCGATTCCGCCCCCGCCGAGCGTGATGGCGATCGCGGCGCCGATGGCACTCCAGCGCGTGCGCGAGATCTCTGATCGTGAGTTGTCGGATGTCATTGTTCGGTCCTCGATCGCAGGTGATGAGCGTGCGCCGGATCCCCGTCCGGATGACCCGACGTTAATCGTCTGCGCCCGGCAGGTGGTGGAGCGATCGTCTGCTCGGTGACGGTGTGGTGTCCGGCGGTCGTCACTTCCGACTCTCGCTCGGAGCTCGCCGTCATCGCGAGCGGCCCGCCCGGCTCAGACGAGAAGCCGCTCGAGCGGCACGTGAGCCCGCGGCTGAGCGACCCAGCCTGGCGAGGACCGGCCAGGGGAGTCGGACGACCCGGGGAGTCGGACGACCCGGGCGAGTCGGACGACCCGGGCGAGTCGGACGACCCGGGCGAGTCTGCGGCGCTGCGGTGTGATAGTCAGAAACTGACTATCATTGCCCCATGCACCGAACACGGTCGTCGGCCGTTCGCCTGATCGGTGTCGTGGCGGGACTGATCGCGGTCGTGGCATCGTGCGGCGGTGACGAGCGCGTCGTCGTGTTCGCCGCTTCGTCGCTGACCGACGTGTTCGAGCGTCTCGAACTCGAGTTCGAGGCAGCTCACCCCGACGTCGACGTGATCGTCAACGTCGCCGGTTCCTCCTCGCTCGTCGCGCAGTTGGCCGACGGCGCCCCGGTCGATGTCCTCGTCACCGCCGACCAGGACACGATGGCGACGGCGGTGGCGTCGACCACGATGGCCGGTGACCCGGTCGTACTGGCTCGCAACGAACTCGTGATCGTCGTCGAGCGGGGAAATCCGCTCGCGATCGGATCGCTCGACGACCTCTCCGACGACGTCGTCGTCGTCCTCGCCGCACCGGACGTGCCCGCCGGCGCCTACTCGCGTGCGGTATTGGCGTGTGCGGGCGTCGACGTCGATCCGGCGTCGCTCGAACAGAGCGTCCGGTCGGTCGCAGCCAAGGTCGCGCTCGGTGAGGCCGACGCCGGCCTCGTGTACCGCACCGACGTGTCCGACGATCTCGATGCCGTCGAGCTGCCCGACGCCTGTCAGGTGACCGCTGACTACCCGATCGTGGTCGTCGTCGACGCACCGGCCGCCCGCCGGTTCGTCGAGTTCGCGACCGGGAGCGCCGGAGCCGATGCGTTGTCCGACGAGGGCTTCGTGCTGCCGTGACCGCCACGACGCGAGGACGGCCGAAGCTGCCGATGTCGGTGATCGTCCTCGGCCTGCTCGGGGTCGCGTTCTTCGTGATGCCGTTCATCGGACTGCTGATCCGTGCTCCCGTCGGGTCGATCCCAGATGTGCTGGTCGACGACGGCGTCCGCACCGCGCTGGTGCTCTCACTCGTCACGTCGGTGACGACGACCGCCCTGGCGATCGTGCTCGGCGTGCCCGTCGCATGGCTGCTCGCCAGGAGTGCGCTGCCGGGCCGCAGGTTCGTCCGGGTGCTGTGCACGCTCTCGATGGTGCTGCCGCCGGTCGTCGCCGGCGTTGCGCTGTTCCTCGCGCTGGGTCGGCGCGGCGTGATCGGTGAACCGCTCGACGATGCGTTCGGCATCACCTTGCCGTTCACGATGGCGGCCGTCGTCGTCGCCCAGTTGTTCGTCGCGATGCCGTTCCTCGTGCTGACCGTCGACGCTGCGCTGCGCGCGCTCGACCCGGCGGCGGAGGATGCCGCGAGGACGCTCGGCGCGAGCGAATGGTACGTGTTCCGCCGGGTGACGGTGCCGTCGATCCGACCGGCGCTGGTCTCGGGCATCGTGCTGACCTGGGCCAGGGCGCTCGGTGAGTTCGGAGCGACGATCACGTTCGCCGGCAGCCTGCCCGGCGTCACGCGCACGGTGCCGCTCGCGACCTACCTCGCGCTCGAGAACGACCCGGAGCAGGCGATCCTGCTCAGCCTCGTGCTCGTCGCGGTGTCCTTCATCGTGTTGTTCGGCCTGCGCGAGCGTTGGGTGGGCGCTGCGTTCGGGGCGCGGCCGTGACGTTGACGGTGCAGGGTGCTGTGCAGCTCGACGGGTTCCGGGTCGACATCGACCTCGAGGTCGGTGCCGGCGAGACGGTCGCGCTGCTCGGGCCGAACGGGGCCGGCAAGTCGACCGTGCTCCGGGCGATCGCCGGATTGATCCCGCTCACGAGTGGCCGGATCGAACTCGACGGCACGCCGTGGGATGCGCCGGAGGTGTTCGTGCCGCCGGCAGGTCGACGTGTCGGCGCCGTGTTCCAGTCGTACCGACTGTTCGATCACCTCGACGCCCGCGAGAACGTCGCGTTCGGTCTGCGTGCCCGTGGGATGCGTCGCGGAGACGCCCGTGCGGCGGCCGTTGCTGCGCTCGATCGCCTCGGGGTCGCTTCGATCGCCGACCGGTACCCCGCGGATCTGTCGGGCGGGCAGGCGCAGCGGGTCGCCGTGGCACGGGCACTCGTGGGCGACCCGTCGGTCGTGCTGCTCGACGAGCCGATGGCGGCACTCGACGTGTCGGCACGGAGTGCGGTACGCCACGAACTCGCCGACTGGCTGGCGGCGGTGGGGGCGTCTCGTCTGCTCGTGAGTCACGATCCGGTCGACGCGCATGTGCTCGCCGACCGTGTCGTGGTGCTCGAGGCCGGAGCCGTCACGCAGCGGGCGCGCCTGTCGGAGCTGGCCGCCGCACCGAGTTCGGCGTACATCGCCGACCTCGTCGGGACCAACCTGCTGCGGGGGACCCTCGCCGGCGGAGCGTTGCAGGTGGCGAACGAGGTCGTCATCCACGTCGGTGCCCACGACGCGCCCGACGGCCCGGTGATCGCAACCATCCGTCCGGCGGCGATCGCACTGCACCGTGACCATCCCGAGGGCAGCCCACGCAACGTGTGGCAGGCGGAGGTCGCCGGCGTCGAGCGTGCGGACGACCGGGTGCGCGTCCGGATCGGCGGCGACCTGGATCTCGTCGTCGAGGTCACCGCTGCCGGATTCGGATCGCTCGGTGTCGATGTCGGCGACACGATCTGGGCGTCGGTCAAGGCGTCCGAGATCAGGGTCGTCGCCGACGCGTGACGTACGGTGTCGTACGTGACACATCGTGATCCTGTCCTGATGGGCCCCGGCCCGTGCAACCCCTATCCCGAGGTGATGGAAGCGTTCGCCAGGCCCGTC encodes:
- a CDS encoding AMP-binding protein, yielding MIIHRSPLADVEIPELPVTEYVLRGAVDHPDRPAVIDGPSGRTYTFAQLKDLIHRFAGGLAERGFGKGDTLGLMAPNIPEYAIVFHAVAVAGGTITTINPTYGAEEVRFQLQDAGASMLITVGVFAETALEAIEGTGVSEVLSLDGGEGVGDAMALMGEPIAQAPIDPAADVVVLPYSSGTTGLPKGVMLTHRNLVANIAQCEPCIQVDDEGEAALSFLPFFHIYGMQVLMNSSLATGMTVITMPRFDLEQALTIVQERKVTRFYAVPPIVLALAKHPMVEQFDLGSLKQIFSGAAPLGAELAAEAAARVGCEVVQGYGMTELSPVSHCTVVGDFRSGTSGITVPNTECRLVDPATGEDQDVGAEGELWVRGPQVMTGYLNNDEATRHTIDDDGWLHTGDVAVIDEHHHVTIVDRVKELIKYKGFQVPPAELEALLISHPKIADVAVIGVADVEAGELPKAYVVAQPGTDLTEDEVKAHVAEHLASYKHIRLVEFTDEIPKSASGKILRRFLRDQN
- a CDS encoding ABC transporter permease, which codes for MTATTRGRPKLPMSVIVLGLLGVAFFVMPFIGLLIRAPVGSIPDVLVDDGVRTALVLSLVTSVTTTALAIVLGVPVAWLLARSALPGRRFVRVLCTLSMVLPPVVAGVALFLALGRRGVIGEPLDDAFGITLPFTMAAVVVAQLFVAMPFLVLTVDAALRALDPAAEDAARTLGASEWYVFRRVTVPSIRPALVSGIVLTWARALGEFGATITFAGSLPGVTRTVPLATYLALENDPEQAILLSLVLVAVSFIVLFGLRERWVGAAFGARP
- a CDS encoding ABC transporter ATP-binding protein codes for the protein MTLTVQGAVQLDGFRVDIDLEVGAGETVALLGPNGAGKSTVLRAIAGLIPLTSGRIELDGTPWDAPEVFVPPAGRRVGAVFQSYRLFDHLDARENVAFGLRARGMRRGDARAAAVAALDRLGVASIADRYPADLSGGQAQRVAVARALVGDPSVVLLDEPMAALDVSARSAVRHELADWLAAVGASRLLVSHDPVDAHVLADRVVVLEAGAVTQRARLSELAAAPSSAYIADLVGTNLLRGTLAGGALQVANEVVIHVGAHDAPDGPVIATIRPAAIALHRDHPEGSPRNVWQAEVAGVERADDRVRVRIGGDLDLVVEVTAAGFGSLGVDVGDTIWASVKASEIRVVADA
- the modA gene encoding molybdate ABC transporter substrate-binding protein yields the protein MHRTRSSAVRLIGVVAGLIAVVASCGGDERVVVFAASSLTDVFERLELEFEAAHPDVDVIVNVAGSSSLVAQLADGAPVDVLVTADQDTMATAVASTTMAGDPVVLARNELVIVVERGNPLAIGSLDDLSDDVVVVLAAPDVPAGAYSRAVLACAGVDVDPASLEQSVRSVAAKVALGEADAGLVYRTDVSDDLDAVELPDACQVTADYPIVVVVDAPAARRFVEFATGSAGADALSDEGFVLP